In Pseudomonas putida, a genomic segment contains:
- a CDS encoding AraC family transcriptional regulator translates to MTTAPSIEPTLEAQRQELAELIRRHAGEPHGPASAIDDLYLVRYTENVRSVPTLAQPALCILAQGSKSLFLGDEQYAYDPLHYMVVSVTLPLSGVKLDASPENPSLGLRLDLDAAEISRLIAESGPMLVPNLPSGRGLYVERTDPQLLDALLRLIRLLDSPRDIAMLAPLIRREILYRLLRGSQGYRLYEIALANSQTHRVSQAITWLNQNFQHPLRIEDLAREVNLSMSTLHHRFKAVTSMSPLQYQKQLRLQEARRLMLNDGLEAAVAAYRVGYESPSQFSREYSRLYGAPPIRDVARLRASAN, encoded by the coding sequence ATGACCACCGCCCCGTCCATCGAACCGACCCTGGAAGCGCAACGTCAGGAACTGGCCGAGCTCATCCGTCGTCACGCCGGCGAGCCCCACGGCCCGGCATCGGCCATCGACGACCTGTATTTGGTGCGGTATACCGAGAACGTCCGCTCGGTACCGACCTTGGCCCAGCCGGCCCTGTGCATTCTGGCGCAAGGCAGCAAGAGCCTGTTCCTCGGCGACGAGCAATATGCCTACGACCCGCTGCACTATATGGTGGTCTCGGTCACCTTGCCGCTCAGCGGCGTGAAGCTCGACGCCAGCCCGGAAAACCCCAGCCTGGGTCTGCGCCTGGACCTGGACGCGGCCGAGATCAGCCGGCTGATTGCCGAAAGCGGACCGATGCTGGTGCCGAACCTGCCGTCCGGACGAGGCTTGTATGTGGAGCGAACCGACCCGCAGTTGCTCGACGCGCTGTTGCGGCTGATCCGCCTGCTGGACTCGCCACGCGACATCGCCATGCTCGCGCCGCTGATCCGTCGGGAAATCCTCTACCGTCTGCTGCGTGGGTCGCAGGGTTATCGGCTGTACGAAATCGCTTTGGCCAATAGCCAGACCCACCGCGTCAGCCAGGCCATCACCTGGCTCAACCAGAATTTCCAGCACCCCCTGCGCATCGAGGACCTGGCCCGCGAGGTCAATCTCAGCATGTCTACCCTGCACCACCGTTTCAAGGCAGTGACCTCCATGAGCCCGTTGCAGTATCAGAAGCAACTGCGCCTGCAGGAGGCCCGGCGGTTGATGCTCAACGATGGGCTGGAGGCGGCGGTGGCGGCGTACCGCGTAGGCTATGAAAGCCCTTCGCAGTTCAGCCGGGAATACAGCCGGCTGTATGGTGCGCCGCCGATCCGCGATGTGGCGCGGTTGCGCGCCAGTGCTAATTGA
- a CDS encoding putative quinol monooxygenase — translation MTLRQPVTHLAFIRASSGRSAELGARLRDLLEPSLRTPGCLSFTVQRSQADDDLWLLSGSWRDHQAMSGYFASPTLDVFGELVQAQVLRSLDLHTFD, via the coding sequence ATGACCCTACGACAACCGGTCACTCATCTGGCTTTCATCCGTGCCAGCAGCGGTCGCTCGGCCGAGCTCGGTGCACGCCTGCGCGACTTGCTCGAACCTTCGTTGCGCACCCCTGGCTGCCTGAGTTTCACCGTGCAACGCTCGCAGGCCGATGATGACCTGTGGTTGCTCAGCGGCAGCTGGCGCGACCATCAGGCGATGAGCGGCTATTTCGCATCGCCCACGCTCGATGTGTTCGGTGAACTGGTGCAGGCGCAGGTATTGCGCAGTCTTGACCTGCACACCTTCGATTGA
- a CDS encoding flavin reductase family protein, with product MYYYEPAKGHGLPHDPFNAIVGPRPIGWISSQDRDGQLNLAPYSFFNAFNYIPPIIGFCSVGRKDSLNNIEQTGEFVWNLATRPLAEQMNQSCAAVAADVNEFELSGLTATPSSIVKVPRVGETPVAFECKVSQIVQLKRADQELVPSWLILGEVVAVHIAEHLLKDGIYDTAAAEPILRGGGPADYFELGNVFKMRRPHV from the coding sequence ATGTACTACTACGAACCCGCCAAAGGCCACGGCCTGCCCCATGATCCATTCAACGCCATCGTCGGCCCGCGTCCGATCGGCTGGATTTCCTCCCAAGACCGCGACGGCCAGTTGAACCTGGCGCCGTACAGTTTCTTCAACGCCTTCAACTACATCCCACCGATCATCGGTTTCTGCAGCGTCGGGCGCAAAGACAGCCTGAACAACATCGAACAGACCGGTGAGTTCGTCTGGAACCTGGCCACCCGCCCCTTGGCCGAGCAGATGAACCAGAGCTGTGCAGCCGTTGCAGCGGATGTGAACGAATTCGAACTGAGCGGCCTGACAGCCACCCCCTCGAGCATCGTCAAGGTCCCGCGCGTGGGAGAAACCCCGGTGGCCTTCGAATGCAAGGTGAGCCAGATCGTGCAACTCAAACGTGCCGATCAGGAGCTGGTCCCGAGTTGGTTGATCCTCGGCGAAGTCGTGGCTGTACACATTGCCGAACACCTGCTCAAGGACGGTATCTACGACACCGCAGCCGCCGAGCCGATCTTGCGTGGCGGTGGTCCGGCGGACTATTTCGAGCTGGGCAATGTGTTCAAGATGAGGCGCCCACACGTGTGA
- a CDS encoding integrase core domain-containing protein, translating to MPWRELKPMDMKTLFIADYLQGPPSFSALCEAYEISRKTGYKWVERYEKEGPAGLEERNRRRLTQDWVVPVAVREAIIELRGQGQTEPGPKKIQAALQARFPDQAPPSKTTIYNILKKAELIKPRRLRQRVAVYPKPLEKAESPNQLFTADYKGQFLTGAGVWCYPLTIMDHASRFLLACHSMANTNFLETQAVFAEVFRENGLPERIRTDNGVPFASKGRAGLSQLSIWWLRLGIIPERIAPGRPEQNGRHERMHRTLKSTLPSPPAVAWEAQQRHFDRFRQHYNYERLHEALKQKTPASCYQPSPRPFPEQLPEMTYPSHIESLQADCSGIVNRRGLRIYVGYVLKHQTIGLERVGDGVWDVIFGPIILGRVDEREADDGYVRLQVLSPM from the coding sequence ATGCCTTGGCGAGAGCTGAAACCTATGGACATGAAAACGCTTTTCATCGCGGATTACCTGCAGGGTCCGCCTAGCTTCAGCGCCCTCTGCGAGGCCTACGAGATCAGTCGAAAGACCGGATACAAATGGGTCGAGCGGTACGAGAAAGAGGGCCCGGCGGGCCTGGAGGAGCGCAATCGTCGCCGGCTGACACAAGACTGGGTTGTACCCGTCGCCGTTCGCGAGGCCATCATCGAGCTGCGTGGTCAAGGCCAGACGGAGCCTGGACCCAAGAAGATCCAGGCAGCATTGCAGGCGCGTTTTCCCGACCAGGCGCCTCCCTCCAAGACCACGATCTACAACATCCTCAAGAAGGCCGAGCTGATCAAACCGCGACGCCTGCGTCAGCGTGTAGCGGTCTATCCCAAGCCATTGGAGAAAGCGGAGTCGCCCAATCAGCTATTCACTGCGGACTACAAAGGCCAGTTTCTGACAGGAGCAGGGGTCTGGTGCTATCCGTTGACGATCATGGATCACGCCAGTCGCTTCTTGCTTGCGTGCCACAGCATGGCCAACACGAACTTCCTGGAGACACAGGCTGTGTTCGCTGAGGTCTTTCGCGAAAACGGGCTACCTGAACGTATCCGAACCGATAACGGCGTGCCGTTTGCGAGTAAAGGACGCGCAGGCCTCTCCCAGCTGTCCATTTGGTGGCTGCGCCTGGGCATTATTCCTGAACGTATTGCGCCTGGCAGGCCGGAGCAAAATGGTCGGCACGAGCGTATGCACCGGACACTCAAAAGTACGCTTCCATCCCCGCCTGCAGTGGCTTGGGAGGCTCAACAGCGGCACTTCGACCGCTTTCGGCAACACTACAATTACGAGCGATTGCACGAAGCGCTGAAGCAGAAAACGCCGGCGTCCTGTTATCAGCCTTCGCCACGCCCGTTTCCGGAGCAACTACCCGAAATGACTTACCCCAGTCATATCGAGAGCCTGCAAGCTGATTGTAGTGGCATCGTCAACCGCCGGGGTTTGAGGATCTATGTAGGTTATGTGCTCAAGCACCAGACCATTGGGCTGGAGCGGGTCGGGGATGGGGTGTGGGATGTTATTTTCGGCCCAATCATTCTCGGCAGGGTCGATGAGCGAGAAGCCGATGATGGTTATGTAAGACTTCAGGTGTTGTCACCTATGTGA
- a CDS encoding MFS transporter, translating into MDNATTLPAGAALAPAAEKTTSSRLKSIFSGSIGNMVEWYDWYVYAAFSLYFAKAFFPAGDTTAQLLNTAAIFAVGFLMRPIGGWLMGLYADRKGRKAALMASVLLMCAGSLVIALTPGYETIGVAAPILLVVARLLQGLSVGGEYGTSATYLSEMATKERRGFFASFQYVTLISGQLIALAVLIVLQQVLTTEELYAWGWRVPFVIGALCAVVALWLRRGMEETSAFTKKEKAKESQMRTLMRHPKEVLTVVGLTMGGCMAFYTYTTYMQKYLVNSVGMSISDSTTISAATLFLFMCLQPIVGGLSDKIGRRPILIAFGVLGTLFTVPILSTLQSVQTWWGAFFLIMAALIIVSGYTSINAVVKAELFPTEIRALGVGLPYALTVSIFGGTAEYVALWFKSAGMESGFYWYVTAGIACSLLVYATMKDTKQHSRINTD; encoded by the coding sequence ATGGATAACGCCACCACCCTGCCAGCCGGGGCGGCCCTCGCGCCTGCTGCGGAAAAAACCACCTCCAGCCGTCTCAAGTCGATTTTCAGTGGCTCGATCGGCAACATGGTCGAGTGGTACGACTGGTACGTCTACGCCGCATTTTCCCTCTATTTCGCCAAGGCATTCTTCCCCGCTGGCGACACCACCGCACAACTGCTCAACACCGCCGCGATCTTCGCCGTGGGCTTCCTCATGCGCCCGATCGGTGGCTGGCTGATGGGCCTGTACGCCGACCGCAAGGGCCGCAAGGCAGCGCTGATGGCCTCGGTCCTGCTGATGTGCGCAGGCTCGCTGGTCATCGCCCTGACCCCGGGTTATGAAACCATCGGCGTCGCCGCGCCGATCCTGCTGGTCGTCGCACGCCTGTTGCAGGGCCTGTCGGTGGGCGGTGAATACGGCACCTCGGCCACCTATCTCAGCGAGATGGCCACCAAGGAACGCCGTGGCTTCTTCGCCAGTTTCCAGTACGTGACGCTGATCTCCGGCCAACTCATCGCCTTGGCGGTACTGATCGTCCTGCAGCAGGTGCTGACCACCGAAGAACTGTATGCCTGGGGCTGGCGCGTACCCTTCGTGATCGGCGCGCTGTGCGCGGTGGTGGCCCTGTGGCTGCGCCGTGGCATGGAAGAAACCAGCGCCTTCACCAAGAAGGAAAAGGCCAAGGAAAGCCAGATGCGCACTCTTATGCGCCACCCCAAGGAAGTGCTGACCGTGGTCGGCCTGACCATGGGCGGCTGCATGGCCTTCTACACCTACACCACCTACATGCAGAAGTACCTGGTCAACAGCGTGGGCATGAGCATCAGCGACTCGACCACCATTTCGGCGGCCACGCTGTTCCTGTTCATGTGCCTGCAACCGATCGTCGGCGGCCTGTCCGACAAGATCGGCCGACGCCCGATTCTGATCGCCTTTGGCGTGCTCGGCACCCTGTTCACCGTGCCGATCCTGAGCACCCTGCAGAGCGTTCAGACCTGGTGGGGCGCATTCTTCCTGATCATGGCGGCACTGATCATCGTCAGCGGCTACACCTCGATCAACGCGGTGGTCAAGGCCGAGCTGTTCCCTACCGAGATCCGCGCCCTGGGTGTCGGCCTGCCTTACGCCCTGACCGTGTCGATCTTCGGCGGTACTGCCGAGTACGTGGCCCTGTGGTTCAAGAGCGCTGGCATGGAAAGCGGCTTCTATTGGTACGTCACTGCGGGTATCGCTTGCTCGTTGCTGGTGTATGCAACCATGAAGGACACCAAGCAGCACTCGCGGATCAATACCGACTGA
- a CDS encoding sigma-54-dependent transcriptional regulator, with protein MLNSVIVVDDEASIRAAVEQWLSLSGFSVQLFARAEDCLAKLPRHFPGVVISDVRMPGMDGLQLLERLQGEDPDLPVILLTGHGDVPMAVEAMRNGAYDFLEKPFTPQHLLGSLRRALEKRQLVLENRRLHEQADFKSRLDATLLGMSEGLQQLRRQVLDLANLPVNVLIRGETGSGKERVARCLHDFGPRADKPFVALNCAAIPEALFEAELFGHESGAFTGAQGKRIGKLEYANGGTLFLDEIESMPLAQQAKLLRVIQEQKLERLGANQSISVDLRIIAATKPDLLEEARAGRFREDLAYRLNVAELRLAPLRERREDIPLLFEHFARAAAERLGRSAPPLSGPQLAQLLAHEWPGNVRELANAAERHALGLGAPSIAATPTGPALAEQMEAFEAQCLRTALRQHGGEIKAVMEALQLPRRTLNEKMQRHGLVREDFLPRE; from the coding sequence ATGTTGAATTCCGTAATCGTCGTCGACGACGAAGCCAGCATCCGCGCCGCAGTCGAACAGTGGCTGAGCCTTTCCGGCTTCAGCGTGCAGTTGTTCGCCCGCGCCGAGGACTGCCTGGCCAAGCTACCCCGGCATTTTCCCGGGGTGGTGATCAGCGATGTGCGCATGCCAGGCATGGACGGACTGCAATTGCTCGAACGCCTGCAGGGCGAGGACCCCGACCTGCCGGTGATCCTGCTCACCGGCCACGGCGACGTGCCGATGGCAGTCGAGGCCATGCGTAACGGGGCCTACGACTTCCTGGAAAAACCGTTCACGCCGCAACACCTGCTGGGCAGCCTGCGCCGCGCCCTGGAAAAACGCCAGCTGGTGCTGGAGAACCGCCGGCTACATGAACAGGCCGACTTCAAGTCGCGCCTTGATGCCACCCTGCTGGGTATGTCCGAAGGCCTGCAGCAGTTGCGCCGGCAGGTGCTGGACCTTGCCAACCTGCCGGTCAACGTGCTGATTCGCGGCGAAACCGGCAGCGGCAAGGAGCGTGTGGCGCGCTGCCTGCACGACTTCGGCCCGCGCGCCGACAAGCCCTTCGTCGCACTCAATTGCGCGGCGATCCCCGAAGCGCTGTTCGAGGCCGAGCTGTTCGGCCATGAAAGTGGCGCGTTCACCGGCGCCCAGGGCAAGCGCATCGGCAAGCTGGAGTATGCCAACGGCGGCACGCTGTTCCTCGACGAAATCGAGAGCATGCCCCTGGCCCAGCAGGCCAAGCTGCTGCGGGTGATCCAGGAGCAGAAGTTGGAGCGGCTGGGGGCCAACCAGAGCATCAGCGTCGACCTGCGCATCATTGCCGCAACCAAGCCCGATCTGCTTGAGGAGGCCCGTGCCGGGCGCTTTCGCGAGGACCTGGCGTATCGCCTGAACGTCGCCGAACTGCGCCTGGCGCCATTGCGCGAACGGCGCGAGGACATCCCGTTGCTGTTCGAGCACTTCGCCCGCGCGGCTGCCGAACGGCTGGGCCGCAGCGCCCCGCCGCTGTCGGGGCCGCAGTTGGCGCAACTGCTGGCGCACGAATGGCCGGGCAATGTCCGCGAACTGGCCAATGCGGCGGAGCGCCATGCCCTGGGGCTCGGCGCTCCGAGCATCGCAGCGACGCCGACCGGGCCGGCGTTGGCCGAGCAGATGGAAGCGTTCGAGGCGCAGTGCCTGCGTACGGCGTTGCGCCAGCACGGCGGCGAGATCAAGGCGGTGATGGAAGCACTGCAATTGCCGCGGCGCACGCTGAACGAGAAGATGCAGCGGCATGGGCTGGTGCGGGAAGATTTTCTTCCACGCGAATAG
- a CDS encoding sensor histidine kinase, with product MPFSFRALRLGLIILLILVGTALSAGWAMHQAKRQAMEDDALRASQQLVLYANALQTLIDRYRALPAVLALDPQLIEALSGPVSDTTRDALNHKLERINGAAKSSTLELLDSTGLAIAASNWRLPTTYVGSNYAFRPYFKAARSLGSGRFYAVGVTSGVPGYFLANAISDEQGRFLGAMVVKLEFPELEREWRQGSDVLLVSDARGITFIANQDGWRYRELKPLGSGDRAELAETRQYDKQPLVPLQHQVLTRFAANSYLSRVQGPEGSAEYLWERLPLEGEPWTLHLLRKPQVEAAGRNAALGAAAVWLSLVFAALFVSQRLRLARLRRRSREELKRLVEERTRELRTAQEGLVQSAKLAALGQMSAAMAHEINQPLTTQRMQLETLRLLLDHGRHEEARQALEPLEQMLTRMAALTSHLKTFARNSPVGLRERLDLAVVVDQALHLLETRIRGENVEVALYLARPAWVRGDAIRLEQVLINLLRNSLDAMADKRYKRLEIRIEPEGPQWRLSVLDTGGGIPDADLARIFDPFFTTKPVGEGLGLGLAISYGIVHESGGQLHAENLPGGARLSLTLPRDLEPEC from the coding sequence ATGCCGTTTTCCTTTCGCGCCCTGCGCCTGGGGCTGATCATCCTGCTGATCCTGGTCGGCACCGCCCTGAGCGCCGGCTGGGCCATGCATCAGGCCAAGCGCCAGGCGATGGAGGACGATGCACTGCGCGCCAGCCAGCAATTGGTGTTGTACGCCAACGCCCTGCAAACCCTGATCGACCGCTACCGGGCGCTGCCCGCCGTACTGGCGCTGGACCCACAACTGATCGAAGCATTGAGCGGGCCGGTCAGCGACACCACCCGCGATGCGCTCAACCACAAGCTCGAACGCATCAACGGCGCGGCCAAGTCTTCCACCCTCGAGTTGCTCGACAGCACGGGCCTGGCGATCGCCGCCAGCAACTGGCGACTGCCGACCACCTACGTCGGCTCCAACTATGCCTTCCGGCCCTATTTCAAGGCCGCCCGCAGCCTGGGCAGCGGCCGTTTCTACGCCGTCGGCGTCACCAGTGGCGTACCGGGGTATTTTCTCGCCAACGCCATCAGCGACGAGCAGGGTCGTTTTCTCGGCGCCATGGTGGTCAAGCTGGAGTTCCCGGAACTGGAGCGCGAGTGGCGCCAGGGCAGCGATGTGCTGCTGGTCAGCGACGCCCGCGGTATCACTTTCATCGCCAATCAGGACGGCTGGCGCTACCGTGAGCTCAAGCCGCTGGGCAGTGGCGACCGTGCCGAGCTGGCCGAAACCCGCCAGTACGACAAGCAACCCCTGGTGCCATTGCAGCATCAGGTACTGACCCGCTTCGCCGCCAACAGCTACCTCAGCCGCGTCCAGGGCCCGGAAGGCAGCGCCGAATACCTGTGGGAGCGCTTGCCGTTGGAAGGCGAACCCTGGACCTTGCACTTGCTGCGCAAGCCCCAGGTAGAAGCCGCCGGACGCAACGCGGCCCTCGGCGCCGCTGCGGTCTGGTTGAGCCTGGTCTTCGCCGCACTGTTCGTCAGCCAACGCCTGCGCCTGGCTCGTCTGCGCCGGCGCAGCCGCGAAGAGCTCAAGCGCCTGGTCGAGGAGCGCACCCGCGAGTTGCGCACCGCCCAGGAAGGCCTGGTGCAATCGGCCAAGCTGGCTGCGCTGGGCCAGATGTCGGCAGCCATGGCCCATGAAATCAACCAGCCGCTGACCACCCAGCGCATGCAGCTCGAAACCCTGCGCCTGCTGCTCGACCATGGCCGCCACGAAGAGGCGCGCCAGGCCCTGGAGCCGCTGGAGCAGATGCTCACACGCATGGCCGCGCTCACCAGCCACCTCAAGACCTTCGCCCGCAACAGCCCGGTCGGCCTGCGCGAACGCCTGGACCTGGCGGTGGTGGTCGACCAGGCCCTGCACCTGCTGGAAACGCGGATCCGTGGTGAAAATGTCGAGGTGGCCCTGTACCTGGCGCGTCCGGCCTGGGTGCGCGGCGACGCCATCCGCCTTGAACAGGTATTGATCAACCTGCTGCGCAACAGCCTCGACGCCATGGCCGACAAGCGCTACAAGCGTCTGGAGATCCGCATCGAGCCAGAGGGGCCACAGTGGCGTCTGAGTGTCCTCGACACGGGCGGCGGCATTCCCGACGCGGACCTGGCACGGATCTTCGATCCCTTTTTCACGACCAAGCCCGTGGGTGAAGGGCTCGGTCTTGGCCTGGCGATTTCCTACGGTATCGTTCACGAAAGCGGTGGCCAGTTGCACGCCGAGAATCTGCCTGGCGGGGCCCGCCTGAGCCTGACCCTGCCCCGAGACCTGGAGCCTGAATGTTGA